The Brevibacillus humidisoli DNA segment TGTGAGACGAAAAAAGCGGTTTGCAGCAACCAAACGACAGCCAGCAGGCCAAAAGCGATCAGATTGGCTTTCCGGTTGCGCAGCAAAAAATCGTTAAAGTAAAAGAGGACACTCGCCGCATAGAGAAAGATCGTCAAATCGTAGATCCATCTCGCATCTGCCATCTGTCGTCCCCTCTCTTTCCATCGCTAAACTCGTATGTGTCTACTCTCTGGAATGAGCGGCCATCACTTTCTCTTTGACCCCTGCCGCGTGCTTCTTCTCTTCCTCCCAGTCGGCCTCTTGGCGGCGGCGTTCGATAATCTCTTCCAACGCGAAGATGGTCGAGAACATCTCCAGCACCTCGTCGCCGCGTTTTTGCACAGCCAGTTCTTTGAGACGAACGACAGGGTCGTGCAGCAGTTGATTGATAATCCCTCGTGTATGTTTGCGGATAATGTGCCGTTCCCGCTCCGTCAAATCAGGCAGCTTGTTTTCAATCTTGCGCATCGCGTCGCCATGGATCACAAACGCTTTTTCACGCAAAGCAGAGATTAACGGAACGACCCCCAGCGTATTGAGCCAGTTTTGGAAGGCCACCACTTCTTCGCTGATCATCCCGGTGATGCGCTCTGCTTCCCGGGAGCGCTCCTCTAGGTTGCTCTCCACAATCCCCTCCAGATCGTCGATATCATAGAGATAGACGTTATCCAGATCATGCAGGCGCGGATCGAGATCGCGGGGCACGGCGATGTCGACCATAAACAGCGGACGATGTTTGCGCTGCTTCATGATCGGCCTCAGTTGTTCATAGGTGACCACGTAGCCAGAGGCTCCCGTGGAACTGATCACGATGTCAGCTTCCAACAGGGCTTCCGCCAGGTGGTCCATCGTACAGGCGTCTCCTTGAAACTTACGGGCCAGCAGCTGCGCCCGCTCCAGCGTCCGGTTCGCCACCCGAACCTGAGACACACCGTTGGCATGCAGGTGTTTTGCCGTCAGTTCACTCATTTTGCCGGCACCCAGGATCAGCACCGACTTATCTTCAAACGTGCCAAAAATTTTCTTGCCCAATTCAATCGCCGCGTAGCTGACGGAGACGGCGTTTTGTCCGATGCCGGTTTCCGTGTGGGCCCGCTTGGCCAGCGTAATCGCCTGCTGGAACAGCGTATTAAAGACTGTACCCGTCGTCTGGTGCTTCTGCGCCAGGAAGAAGGCATCACGTACCTGACCGAGAATCTGGGTCTCCCCCATCACCATCGAATCAAGCCCGCAGGTGACGCGGAACAGATGTTCAATCGCCTCATCGTTTTCCTTCATATAGATATGCTCCTGAAACGAATCGCGATCAACGCCGAACCACTCAGCGAGGAAGTTGCGTGTATAGAAACGGCCTGTGTGC contains these protein-coding regions:
- the hemA gene encoding glutamyl-tRNA reductase, translating into MEILTLGLNYKTAPVEIREKFTFSDDSTPRALHLLSQTKSVVECVILGTCNRTEIYIVCDQLHTGRFYTRNFLAEWFGVDRDSFQEHIYMKENDEAIEHLFRVTCGLDSMVMGETQILGQVRDAFFLAQKHQTTGTVFNTLFQQAITLAKRAHTETGIGQNAVSVSYAAIELGKKIFGTFEDKSVLILGAGKMSELTAKHLHANGVSQVRVANRTLERAQLLARKFQGDACTMDHLAEALLEADIVISSTGASGYVVTYEQLRPIMKQRKHRPLFMVDIAVPRDLDPRLHDLDNVYLYDIDDLEGIVESNLEERSREAERITGMISEEVVAFQNWLNTLGVVPLISALREKAFVIHGDAMRKIENKLPDLTERERHIIRKHTRGIINQLLHDPVVRLKELAVQKRGDEVLEMFSTIFALEEIIERRRQEADWEEEKKHAAGVKEKVMAAHSRE